A window of the Miscanthus floridulus cultivar M001 chromosome 14, ASM1932011v1, whole genome shotgun sequence genome harbors these coding sequences:
- the LOC136504526 gene encoding uncharacterized protein isoform X3 gives MACDDGDKDVLLLVHQVPLDMEEGPAPRLAHLLPPLHRAPPPPPPPPFRSPPPPQAAASAEHRLSFRGWLGIPRHWEDWVAKLRPLHARLWRHLGIHDAVLASTLRFKRDASAILHLASFWCPATASFAFPWGEATVTLQDVAVLAGFPALGAPAPAPLPPQWRPDEAALNGMRLGFNRSACKKAHHSAWVKHFLADDNADPVFEHAAFLALWLTRFVLPGHPESTMRQAVFPIAVRLARGERVALAPAVLASIYRDLREIKAFLGAAGAAATAGDTDMLSSLSVYSPLHILQLWMWERFPALRPIKVNPLVAGDPLAARWHDLSRKLNPAQIRQALNTGYNFVWQPYVSSMGHTGWVHSSDLAGNDELTSLAHFLRPCELVGMDCIEQYLPHRVARQFGLDQDVPGDVHRANQDWAIAWQTYQLEGKNVAFFIPHSEPGITARYAQWWRQQLLPSHIDAAAASAPVEWKPSKRKVKKTPAAMEAEAEKERRMKKARVSPTTDKKRKLEELYDTKLSDWLPAARNEISDTTSDMGSEEALLPNVGTTNDDIMLLMPRKQTTTAPVTALMDNDMTLALGERGNFMVDEPADIPSEPEAGVPATLEEEIVKIPVVTSLDIPDKPEEGATAVMEEHKEATSVSDRSEEVSAPVIKEVEEKVAIEGAICVTGMNPSGNNTAIVMEADERNAVPKEFGRAAEEATEAVPQSQHEVDAGVMNNSHDAVALPEEAAPVQPTKDSAGCPVVSHIMEDSNVAGDSGKNDYENTSCDFVEEQKEIPCVEEIAGENSRRGEKEREETSHESPRLEIVECVQDIVLMETEYDLEQKIVHPAVEDVATSNSSPAPLGVPEPENAELNKHPYLANKDAEDVPMEVAQGEEAELEQISTSAKGGAEEHDEFSEVDHMGTADAKLHLHLNSEVPEKIDEVERKEVDGTIRLTGRDSDKKLGDVPEVGYTEDENIRGLVVNTSDRKPSEVSQAEPAKVEDSKDLMEEDTDKSENVPGLDCTGLEETHGDLMKEGTNNTSENVPKLENTGLEGTRGPIEDTYGRLEEIHDVNAELENCNLHESDIDRSEDITQIDPLTQDEARCLAKEETEDNATKVQEVKYEQLRNEAPVQEDTKEKPCADSKDLSDNVVDQSKEVDKLKQAEAEGCQVLMEKDMENTSDAFVLKQTEDGHRKSLIETGINSHNETTLVEQLDGQSERLKRTGTEEIHGETIEAQEKEFYKDVAEDSNNSTNDKDVVEDSNNLINAEMPCSSATVQLKEDKMEVFHEGRIEEPCVQDVDLINRREPSTDATAMEIEAVALEQDNRIIHKNMEATTVEGSHTLDSGLNSDLANVDETHAAWEIKNQEILDVDMQVAMDERQDLQAVTGNDKRNMSEDTGTSVCGEYQINSTGTEDVKSTKGLQNQECLDQKEQLAREERHNLGTTTENNKMNMLEDADVLVCGQYQNGLTHTKVKPTKGIQNQELLNNKEDQVMDERMECEVTDGSGVSYEEACKLGGDGVSTSGVAVDVSDPLLNKDCNTEEAREDKQHHGVGHANEKRILEDTSMINTGELKSDLTVMEVSMAGLREGTLNQSAASLEKSQKEAVQEKHDQGVVDENTNRGSADIDALECEGENPDAAMKMFHETILTTEAVNVPGSKISSENKQKEAPFEEHSITEIEDSESNEFARQEPEGALPQEPGNLVKIRQESLENGTEMSIFRENDKASGKHQTSAEFIIAPSNMDERGDNDIGWPDESAKGCERLTSDSINTVRSIKFGKPSSEEVKRTQNTRSMYLKDIKESLGRIHAEPSNRVHTTSVGYHSRHAAQVPISSCKEIKVPLRDSARDFGRDRALELVVTSPQEGTPRWRQEQYALQILEDVQNSRIAEKSRMEMEIRVLKAQVSSMERQGMNLDHSSEVKSRSSLNQQMLHLHKPSF, from the exons atggcctgcGACGACGGGGACAaggacgtcctcctcctcgtccaccaGGTCCCCCTCGACATGGAGGAGGGGCCAGCGCCCCGCCTGGCGCACCTCCTCCCCCCGCTCCACCGcgcgcctcccccgcccccgcctcccCCCTTCCGCTCGCCGCCCCCGCCGCAGGCCGCCGCATCCGCCGAGCACCGCCTCTCCTTCCGCGGCTGGCTCGGCATCCCCCGCCACTGGGAAGACTGGGTCGCCAAGCTCCGCCCGCTCCACGCCCGCCTCTGGCGCCACCTCGGCATCCACGACGCCGTCCTCGCCTCCACCCTCCGCTTCAAGCGCGACGCCTCCGCCATCCTCCACCTCGCCTCCTTCTGGTGCCCCGCCACCGCCAGCTTCGCCTTCCCCTGGGGGGAGGCCACCGTCACCCTCCAGGACGTCGCCGTCCTCGCCGGCTTCCCCGCCCTCGgcgccccggccccggccccgctCCCGCCCCAGTGGCGCCCCGACGAGGCCGCCCTCAATGGCATGCGCCTCGGCTTCAACCGTAGCGCCTGCAAGAAGGCGCACCACTCCGCCTGGGTCAAGCACTTCCTCGCCGACGACAACGCCGACCCCGTCTTCGAGCACGCCGCCTTCCTCGCGCTCTGGCTCACGCGCTTCGTCCTCCCGGGCCACCCGGAGTCCACCATGCGCCAGGCCGTCTTCCCCATCGCCGTCCGCCTCGCGCGCGGGGAACGCGTTGCCCTCGCGCCCGCCGTCCTCGCCTCCATCTACCGGGACCTCCGCGAGATCAAGGCCTTCCTCGGCGCTgcgggcgccgccgccaccgcaggCGACACCGATATGCTCTCCTCCTTATCCGTCTACTCGCCCCTCCACATTCTTCAGCTTTGGATGTGGGAGCGCTTCCCTGCCCTCAGGCCAATAAAGGTGAACCCACTCGTAGCGGGCGACCCGCTTGCCGCTCGATGGCATGATCTGAGCAGGAAGCTGAACCCGGCGCAGATACGTCAGGCCCTCAACACAGGATACAACTTTGTGTGGCAGCCTTATGTCAGCTCCATGGGGCACACTGGGTGGGTTCACAGCAGTGATCTAGCCGGGAATGATGAACTGACATCGCTCGCACATTTCTTGCGCCCCTGTGAGCTCGTAGGGATGGATTGCATTGAGCAGTACCTCCCGCACCGCGTCGCCAGACAGTTTGGACTGGACCAAGATGTGCCCGGGGATGTTCACCGTGCCAACCAGGATTGGGCGATTGCTTGGCAGACCTACCAGCTGGAGGGTAAGAATGTGGCTTTCTTCATCCCTCACTCTGAACCTGGGATCACAGCACGGTACGCACAATGGTGGAGGCAGCAACTTCTGCCTTCTCACATTGATGCTGCTGCAGCAAGTGCTCCAGTAGAGTGGAAGCCTTCCAAGCGCAAGGTGAAAAAGACACCAGCGGCCATGGAAGCTGAGGCTGAGAAGGAGCGGAGGATGAAGAAGGCCCGTGTCTCTCCTACTACTGACAAAAAGCGCAAACTTGAAGAGTTGTATGATACTAAGTTGTCGGATTGGCTTCCAGCTGCGAGGAATGAGATTAGTGACACCACTAGTGACATGGGATCAGAGGAGGCCTTGTTGCCTAATGTTGGAACGACCAATGATGATATTATGCTACTTATGCCAAGGAAGCAGACAACAACTGCACCTGTAACAGCATTGATGGATAATGACATGACCCTGGCTCTAGGAGAGAGAGGAAACTTCATGGTTGATGAGCCTGCAGACATCCCAAGTGAACCTGAAGCTGGTGTCCCTGCAACGCTGGAGGAGGAAATAGTTAAAATTCCTGTGGTTACATCTCTTGATATCCCAGATAAGCCAGAAGAAGGAGCCACTGCAGTAATGGAGGAGCACAAGGAAGCTACTAGTGTATCTGATAGATCTGAAGAAGTTAGTGCTCCGGTCATAAAAGAAGTAGAAGAAAAGGTTGCAATAGAGGGAGCTATTTGTGTTACAGGGATGAATCCATCAGGAAACAACACAGCAATTGTAATGGAGGCAGATGAAAGAAATGCAGTTCCAAAGGAATTTGGAAGGGCTGCCGAGGAAGCAACTGAAGCTGTGCCACAGAGCCAGCATGAAGTTGATGCAGGTGTTATGAACAATTCTCATGATGCAGTGGCTTTACCTGAGGAGGCCGCTCCAGTTCAGCCTACAAAAGATTCTGCTGGATGTCCTGTGGTATCTCACATAATGGAAGATAGTAATGTTGCTGGCGATTCGGgcaaaaatgattatgaaaatacatCTTGTGATTTTGTTGAGGAACAGAAGGAGATTCCTTGTGTAGAAGAGATTGCTGGAGAAAACAGTCGAAGgggtgagaaagagagagaggaaacTTCCCATGAATCTCCTCGGCTAGAGATAGTAGAATGTGTGCAAGACATTGTTCTTATGGAAACAGAATATGATCTTGAGCAAAAGATAGTTCATCCAGCAGTGGAGGATGTAGCAACTTCCAATAGTAGTCCAGCTCCCCTGGGTGTTCCTGAACCAGAAAATGCAGAACTCAATAAACATCCTTATCTAGCAAATAAAGATGCAGAAGATGTACCCATGGAAGTTGCACAAGGAGAAGAAGCAGAACTGGAACAAATTAGTACTTCAGCAAAGGGAGGTGCCGAGGAGCATGACGAATTTTCTGAAGTCGATCACATGGGCACAGCAGATGCTAAGTTGCATTTACACTTGAATTCTGAGGTGCCTGAGAAAATTGATGAAGTAGAGCGTAAAGAAGTCGATGGCACTATAAGACTAACTGGGAGAGATTCTGATAAGAAGCTTGGAGATGTCCCTGAAGTTGGATACACAGAAGATGAAAACATTAGGGGACTGGTAGTGAATACAAGTGATAGGAAACCTTCAGAAGTCTCCCAAGCCGAGCCTGCAAAAGTGGAAGATTCTAAGGATTTGATGGAAGAGGATACAGACAAATCTGAAAATGTTCCTGGATTAGACTGTACAGGATTGGAGGAAACTCATGGAGATTTGATGAAAGAGGGTACAAATAATACGTCTGAGAATGTTCCCAAATTAGAAAATACAGGATTGGAAGGAACTCGTGGGCCAATAGAGGATACTTATGGTAGACTCGAGGAAATTCATGATGTCAATGCAGAACTGGAAAATTGCAATCTGCATGAGAGTGATATTGATAGATCCGAGGACATAACGCAAATAGATCCACTAACACAGGATGAAGCTAGGTGTCTGGCGAAGGAAGAAACTGAAGATAATGCTACAAAAGTTCAAGAAGTAAAGTATGAACAATTAAGAAATGAGGCACCGGTTCAGGAGGATACCAAGGAAAAGCCCTGTGCTGATAGCAAGGATCTATCAGATAATGTTGTAGATCAGTCCAAAGAGGTTGATAAATTGAAACAAGCAGAAGCAGAGGGTTGCCAGGTGTTAATGGAGAAAGACATGGAGAATACTAGTGATGCTTTTGTACTAAAACAGACAGAAGATGGACACAGAAAATCATTGATAGAGACAGGTATAAATAGCCATAATGAAACTACTCTAGTCGAGCAGTTGGATGGACAAAGCGAGAGACTTAAGAGGACAGGTACTGAGGAAATTCATGGAGAAACCATTGAAGCACAAGAAAAGGAGTTTTATAAGGATGTGGCAGAAGATTCAAATAACTCAACCAATGATAAGGATGTGGTAGAAGATTCAAATAATTTAATCAATGCTGAGATGCCATGTAGTTCAGCTACTGTACAGTTAAAAGAAGATAAGATGGAAGTTTTTCATGAAGGCAGGATTGAGGAGCCATGTGTTCAGGATGTTGATCTGATTAATCGGAGGGAACCATCAACTGATGCAACTGCTATGGAGATTGAG GCAGTGGCTCTGGAACAGGACAACAGAATCATACACAAGAACATGGAGGCAACAACAGTGGAAGGCAGCCACACGCTGGATAGTGGACTAAATTCTGATCTAGCCAATGTTGATGAAACTCATGCTGCATGGGAAATTAAAAACCAGGAAATTTTGGACGTGGACATG CAAGTAGCAATGGATGAAAGACAAGATCTACAAGCTGTAACTGGAAATGACAAAAGGAATATGTCAGAAGATACAGGTACTAGTGTTTGTGGTGAATATCAAATTAACTCAACTGGTACGGAGGATGTCAAGTCTACCAAAGGATTACAGAACCAAGAATGTTTGGACCAGAAAGAA CAACTAGCAAGGGAGGAAAGACACAATTTAGGAACTACAACTGAAAATAACAAAATGAATATGTTAGAAGATGCAGACGTTCTTGTCTGCGGGCAATATCAAAATGGTCTAACTCATACCAAGGTCAAGCCTACCAAAGGAATACAAAACCAAGAACTTTTGAATAACAAAGAA GACCAGGTAATGGATGAAAGAATGGAGTGTGAAGTAACAGATGGAAGTGGAGTATCCTATGAAGAGGCCTGTAAGCTTGGTGGTGATGGAGTGAGTACCTCTGGAGTTGCAGTGGATGTTAGTGATCCACTGCTAAACAAGGACTGCAACACAGAGGAG GCAAGGGAGGATAAGCAGCACCATGGAGTTGGACATGCGAATGAGAAGAGGATTTTGGAAGACACTAGTATGATTAATACTGGTGAATTGAAATCTGATTTGACTGTTATGGAGGTTAGCATGGCTGGGTTAAGAGAGGGAACACTCAACCAGAGTGCTGCAAGTTTGGAGAAG TCACAGAAAGAGGCAGTGCAGGAGAAGCATGATCAGGGAGTGGTAGATGAAAACACAAACAGAGGTTCAGCTGACATTGATGCACTTGAATGTGAAGGAGAGAATCCTGATGCGGCCATGAAAATGTTTCATGAAACTATTCTTACAACAGAAGCTGTCAATGTACCTGGGTCTAAAATTTCGTCTGAGAACAAGCAAAAGGAAGCACCCTTTGAAGAACACTCTATAACAGAAATCGAAGATTCTGAATCAAATGAATTTGCAAGACAGGAGCCTGAAGGAGCTCTTCCACAAGAGCCTGGAAACCTGGTAAAAATTAGACAAGAAAGTTTGGAGAATGGAACCGAGATGTCCATTTTTAGGGAGAATGACAAAGCTTCTGGAAAACATCAGACCTCAGCAGAGTTTATAATTGCTCCTTCAAATATGGATGAACGGGGTGATAATGATATTGGATGGCCTGATGAATCAGCAAAAGGCTGCGAAAGGTTAACTTCTGATTCAATAAACACAGTTCGCTCCATCAAATTTGGCAAGCCAAGTAGTGAAGAGGTTAAGAGAACACAGAACACCAGGTCTATGTATCTAAAAGATATCAAGGAATCATTGGGTAGAATTCATGCTGAACCATCAAACAGGGTACATACAACCAGTGTTGGGTATCACTCTCGGCACGCAGCTCAGGTTCCAATTTCATCTTGCAAGGAGATCAAAGTGCCTTTGCGAGACAGTGCAAGGGATTTTGGAAGGGACCGTGCACTAGAGTTAGTGGTTACAAGTCCACAAGAAGGGACTCCTCGATGGAGGCAAGAACAATATGCACTTCAAATTTTAGAAGATGTTCAAAATTCTCGAATTGCTGAGAAATCTAGGATGGAAATGGAGATCAGAGTACTCAAGGCACAAGTTAGTAGCATGGAGAGACAAGGGATGAACTTGGATCACTCCTCTGAGGTGAAGTCCAGATCtagtttgaaccaacaaatgctACATTTGCACAAACCATCCTTCTAA